One window of Strigops habroptila isolate Jane chromosome Z, bStrHab1.2.pri, whole genome shotgun sequence genomic DNA carries:
- the LOC115619529 gene encoding putative COBW domain-containing protein 7 isoform X5, translated as MFWVDSELGSDIYLDGIVAVVDAKHGLQHLTEEKPEGLVNEASRQVALADLIIINKTDLVSEEELNKVRTRVRSINGLGKILETQRSRVDLCNVLDLHAFDSLSGISLQKKLEHLKTAHAHLDKGIITVTFEVLGSIKEENLNLFIQDLLWEKNMKDKTGHTMDVIRLKGLVSIQGKSHQVIVQGVHELYDLEETAVPWEEGEKRTNRLVLIGRNLDKEIIKEVFIATVMI; from the exons ATGTTCTGGGTTGATTCTGAGCTGGGAAGTGATATCTATCTTGATG gtattgtagcTGTTGTTGATGCAAAGCATGGATTGCAG CACTTGACAGAGGAAAAACCAGAAGGCCTTGTCAATGAAGCATCTCG GCAGGTTGCATTAGCTGATCTTATAATCATCAATAAAACAGATTTGGTTTCAGAAGAAGAGCTGAATAAAGTCAGAACACGTGTCAG gtCAATAAATGGACTTGGTAAAATTCTAGAGACACAAAGATCAAG AGTTGATCTCTGCAATGTCTTGGACCTGCATGCTTTTGACAGTTTATCTGGAATAAG tttgcagaAAAAGCTGGAGCATCTGAAGACAGCACATGCACATCTAGACAAG GGTATAATTACAGTAACATTTGAAGTTCTAGGAagtataaaagaagaaaacttaaaCCTCTTCATTCAG gATCTTCTGTGGGAGAAGAATATGAAAGATAAGACTGGGCACACCATGGACGTCATAAGACTGAAG GGACTGGTATCTATTCAAGGCAAATCTCATCAGGTGATAGTCCAAGGTGTCCATGAGCTCTATGATCTAGAAGAGACTGCAGTACCCTGGGAAGAAGgtgaaaagagaacaaatagaCTGGTCCTAATAG